tctgatcctcctcttcctcctctttgtccAAGCTGACTCTCTGACTCTAACGCTCTTTAGACAGAGAAGgtgatttttattttgctcTGTCCCTCAGACGCTTcaacaaaacaattaataaaataaatttctgAATAAATATGTCAGAGTAAATTGTAatagatttattaattttgtttttattttgactcaataaCAATATAAGCAGCAGGGTAGCGGTAGTACTATATTATTTAATGCGTTATGTGGCAGTATTGGAGGGATCACATTGTTTTTTGTGGTTTAAAATtgaattctattattattttacagatttaaatTATGATATTTACAAAACCAGAGGGCTTGGGATGTGATCACTGCAATACTTAAGACATCAGATCAGTTTATCGTAGTTTTATTATTAAACTACCAGCCAatttaatatgtgtgtttttttttattaaacaaataatcGAAAGATATGtaattacagttttgttttttgtcctcAGAGTGTAGATATGTCTGCTGCCAGCTGTCTGCTAActgaagatcagtttctgtgctccatctgtctggatgtgttcactgatccagtcagcacaccatgtggacacaacttctgtaAAACCTGCATCACTCAACACTGGGATGTTAATGTCCTGTTTCAGTGTCCCAACTGTCAGAAGATCTTCTACACTAAACCTGAGCTGCAGGTCAATACTTTCATCTCTGAGATGGCTGCTCAGTTCAGACAGTCGGCTCAACagaaagccagcagcagcagctcagagcaacaagctgccaaaccaggagaagttccctgtgacgtctgcactggaaccaaactgaaggccctgaagtcctgcctggtgtgtctggtcTCCTACTGTGAAactcacctggagcctcatctgacaAGGCCAGgcctgaaaagacatcagctgaacgaccctgtggagaacctggaaggCAGGATGTGTACGAATCACGATAAactgctggagctgttctgtaagaccgaccagatgtgtgtctgcatgctctgcaCTGTTTTAGACCACAAGACACATGATGttgttcctctgaaagaagaatatgaaggaaagaaggccgagctggggaagacagaggctgaaattcagcagatgatccagaagagacaactgaagattcaggagatGAAACACTCAGTGGGGCTCAGTaaggaagatgcagacagagaaaTAGCAGatggtgttcaggtcttcaccgctctgaaggagtctgttgagAGAAGCCAGGCCGAGCTCATCGACACGATCcaagagaagcagagaaagacagagaaacaggctgaaggcttcatcaaagagctggaacaggaaatctctgagctgaaGAAGAGAAGCACTGAGGTGGTGCAGCTCTCACGCTCTGaagaccacctccacctcctccaaagCTTCACGGCCCTGAGCGCTGCTCCACCCACCAAGGACTGGACAGAAGTCAGCGTCCGTCCACCTTCATATGAGGGGATTGTGGTGAGAGCTGTGAatcagctggaggagacgtTCAGTAAACAGATGAAGAAGCTGTTTGAGGCCGAGCTGAAGAGGGTCCAGCAGTCTGCAGTAGAAGTGACACTTGATCCTGATACAGCACATCCTaacctcatcctgtctgatgatggTAAGCAGGTTAAACATGGTGATGTAAAgaagaatctcccagacaacccaGAGAGATTTGATCATTGGGTTAATGTCTTAgcaaagcagagtttctcttcaggaaTGTTTTACTACGAGGTTCAGGTTAAAGGGAAGACTCGCTGGGATttaggagtggccagagagtTAATCAACAGGAAGGGAGAAATCACCCTGTCTCCTCAGAATGGTTACTGGATGATAGGGTTGAGGAATGAAAATGAGTACTACGCTTTTGCTGACCCTAGAGtatgtctctctctgaagtctcagcctgagaaggtgggggtgtttgtggattatgaggagggtctggtctccttttatgatgttgatgctgcagctcttatctactcctttactggctgctgcttcaccGAGAAACTCTACCCATACTTTAGTCCCGGTTCTAACTATGGTggtaaaaactctgcccctctgatcatctctcctgtcaatcacactgaGTAGAACAACCATTTGATTTTCTACAGAAATATTCTCTATCATTTAATGTAAtgaatgtatattattggaGATTTAGGGTGTATACATTGTTGAGTCATCAGATTCTGATCAATgagttttttgctttttttctatAATGTTTTTCCCTGAGGCTATTTACTACTACAACACACAAATTTTACAGCACTGATTGATATTATCTAATCTAGTATGATTTATTCTAATAACTGCATTACTGCAAAACTGTTAAATCATCAGAAAACAATGAGCCTCATTCACCAACCGTTCTTAAGAAGAATCTTTTAAgtaatttatatttacaatTTATA
The nucleotide sequence above comes from Sebastes fasciatus isolate fSebFas1 chromosome 4, fSebFas1.pri, whole genome shotgun sequence. Encoded proteins:
- the LOC141766605 gene encoding E3 ubiquitin-protein ligase TRIM21-like, with translation MSAASCLLTEDQFLCSICLDVFTDPVSTPCGHNFCKTCITQHWDVNVLFQCPNCQKIFYTKPELQVNTFISEMAAQFRQSAQQKASSSSSEQQAAKPGEVPCDVCTGTKLKALKSCLVCLVSYCETHLEPHLTRPGLKRHQLNDPVENLEGRMCTNHDKLLELFCKTDQMCVCMLCTVLDHKTHDVVPLKEEYEGKKAELGKTEAEIQQMIQKRQLKIQEMKHSVGLSKEDADREIADGVQVFTALKESVERSQAELIDTIQEKQRKTEKQAEGFIKELEQEISELKKRSTEVVQLSRSEDHLHLLQSFTALSAAPPTKDWTEVSVRPPSYEGIVVRAVNQLEETFSKQMKKLFEAELKRVQQSAVEVTLDPDTAHPNLILSDDGKQVKHGDVKKNLPDNPERFDHWVNVLAKQSFSSGMFYYEVQVKGKTRWDLGVARELINRKGEITLSPQNGYWMIGLRNENEYYAFADPRVCLSLKSQPEKVGVFVDYEEGLVSFYDVDAAALIYSFTGCCFTEKLYPYFSPGSNYGGKNSAPLIISPVNHTE